One part of the Plasmodium yoelii strain 17X genome assembly, chromosome: 13 genome encodes these proteins:
- a CDS encoding fam-b protein — MRISILKYVLSIVICSFEYAKNELYLERNITNFRNNRILADVDNRFDLNDFYQSTLSLENQLNDYNDDNEEIIYIRSAIDSHIKKHNESNTLPDLNNVDKKTKKLVNELRTELEEVKKELDNIGDSEITIKHIRDKRITKTYENNSVSEGEYYNQLKNEVNSLETEYKQFDFSNNHFENKQKLNKMLKGLIMRGLLMMFLSLAILLSGWIQIPFVIIGITVSIETFIRCYQYVTLFFKVYKIPNI; from the exons ATGAGAATCAGTATTTTGAAATATGTTCTTTCAATTGTTATTTGTTCTTTTGAATATGCAAAAAAT GAATTATACCTTGAAAGGAATATAACAAACTTTAGAAATAATAGGATATTAGCAGATGTAGATAACCGTTTCgatttaaatgatttttatcAATCAACTTTGAGTCTTGAAAATCAACTTAATGACTATAATGATGATAACgaagaaattatatatattcgaAGTGCTATAGATTCACATATAAAGAAGCATAACGAAAGTAATACATTACCcgatttaaataatgtagATAAGAAAACTAAAAAGTTAGTTAATGAACTTCGAACAGAATTAGAAGAAGTAAAAAAGGAGCTTGATAATATCGGGGATAGtgaaataacaataaaacatataCGAGATAAAAGAATAACTAAaacatatgaaaataattctgTATCAGAAGGTGAATATTATAACCAATTGAAAAATGAAGTAAATTCCTTGGAGACAGAATATAAACAGTTcgattttagtaataatcattttgaaaataaacaaaagcTAAACAAAATGCTCAAAGGATTAATAATGAGGGGACTGTTGATGATGTTTCTTTCTTTGGCGATACTACTATCAGGGTGGATTCAAATTCCATTTGTTATTATAGGTATAACGGTTTCTATTGAAACATTTATTAGATGTTATCAATACGTTACATTATTctttaaagtatataaaatacccaatatataa